The Megalobrama amblycephala isolate DHTTF-2021 linkage group LG20, ASM1881202v1, whole genome shotgun sequence genome includes a window with the following:
- the pdap1a gene encoding pdgfa associated protein 1a, giving the protein MPRGGRKGHKGRGKQFSNPEEIDRQMKAQRELEAKEGAERGSSSESEEESSSDDEQPKRKGVEGLIEIENPNRVAHKSKKVVEIDVNAPKELSRREREEIEKQKAKERYMKLHLEGKTDQARADLARLAIIKKQREDAAKKREELRKEKEAEEAKSKR; this is encoded by the exons ATGCCAAGAGGAG GCAGAAAGGGCCATAAGGGCCGTGGGAAACAGTTCAGCAACCCTGAGGAGATTGATCGGCAAATGAAAGCTCAGAGGGAATTG GAGGCGAAAGAAGGGGCTGAACGTGGAAGTTCATCAGAATCTGAAGAGGAGAGCAGCAGTGACGATGAA CAACCTAAAAGGAAAGGTGTAGAAGGACTTATTGAAATCGAGAACCCGAACAGGGTCGCCCATAAAAGCAAGAAGGTTGTGGAAATAGATGTCAACGCACCTAAAGAGCTCTCACGTCGAGAAAG GGAGGAGATTGAGAAGCAGAAGGCTAAGGAGCGATACATGAAGCTGCATCTAGAAGGGAAGACGGACCAGGCCAGGGCAGACCTTGCCAGGCTGGCCATTATCAAAAAGCAGAGGGAGGATGCAGCAAAAAAGCGAGAAGAGCTAAGGAAAG